A DNA window from Hordeum vulgare subsp. vulgare chromosome 1H, MorexV3_pseudomolecules_assembly, whole genome shotgun sequence contains the following coding sequences:
- the LOC123440058 gene encoding DNA-directed RNA polymerases I and III subunit rpac1 produces MENPGGSSLPAFLELQRTRVLCKADAPTHTEGFQYSGAFAAMGVDTSVSVEKFCSNFKIEINRLTEEDMEFDMIGVDASIANAFRRILISEVPTMAIEKVFMVDNTSVIADEVLSHRLGLIPLDADPRLFEYISDDVPNERNTIVYKLHVSCEKGSQRLTVKSGQLEWLPEGSQLTMASPAQSGDNQRTYTSFGQSQQNTSERPLGVKYKDITIARLGPGQAIELEAHAVKGVGKVHAKWSPVATAWYRMLPEVVLLKEIKDGDAEELVKKCPVNVFDIEDLGNGKKRAVVAKPRACTLCRECVRPTDDQVELRRVRDHFIFTIESTGALPPEVLFTEAVKILEEKCERVISELS; encoded by the exons ATGGAAAACCCCGGTGGATCCTCGTTGCCAGCCTTTCTTGAGCTCCAGCGCACCCGTGTTCTCTGCAAGGCCGATGCCCCCACTCAT ACAGAAGGGTTTCAATACTCGGGTGCTTTTGCTGCTATGGGAGTTGATACTAGTGTCTCGGTCGAGAAGTTCTGCAGTAACTTCAAAATCGAGATAAATCGACTTACAGAGGAGGATATGGAGTTTGATATGATTGGTGTTGATGCATCAATAGCTAATGCTTTCCGGAGAATACTCATTTCAGAG GTTCCTACAATGGCCATTGAGAAAGTTTTCATGGTTGACAATACCTCAGTTATAGCAGATGAGGTCCTTTCACACCGACTAGGCCTTATTCCACTTGATGCTGATCCAAGGCTTTTTGAGTATATCTCTG aTGATGTCCCAAATGAAAGGAACACTATTGTGTACAAACTGCATGTTTCATGTGAAAAGGGTTCACAAAGGCTTACAG TTAAGTCTGGTCAATTGGAGTGGTTGCCAGAAGGTAGCCAATTAACCATGGCATCTCCTGCGCAATCTGGGGACAATCAGAGGACCTACACATCCTTTGGTCAAAGCCAACAGAATACCTCTGAAAGGCCCCTTGGTGTGAAGTATAAAGACATAACAATTGCCAGGCTTGGGCCAGGACAG GCTATTGAGCTTGAGGCACATGCTGTTAAGGGAGTGGGGAAAGTTCATGCGAAGTGGTCTCCAGTTGCTACAGCCTGGTACAGGATGCTCCCTGAG GTTGTTCTTCTCAAAGAAATTAAAGATGGTGATGCGGAGGAGCTAGTGAAAAAATGCCCAGTTAATGTTTTTGACATTGAAGACCTGGGAAACG GGAAGAAGAGAGCAGTTGTTGCAAAGCCAAGAGCATGCACCCTTTGCAGGGAATGTGTTAGACCAACTGATGATCAAGTAGAGCTACGGCGTGTTAGAGACCACTTCATCT TTACAATCGAGTCCACCGGAGCTCTACCCCCAGAGGTGCTCTTCACAGAGGCCGTGAAGATCCTTGAGGAGAAGTGCGAGAGGGTGATTTCTGAACTTTCTTGA